TCACGCTCGCCGCGTTCTTCGCGCTCGGCGGCCGGCTGTCCGACATCTACGGCCACCGCCGCGTCATGCTCATCGGCACCCTCGTCTTCGTCATCGCCTCGGCCCTCTGCGGCGCCGTACCGACGGGGGAGTACGCCCAGGCGTGGCTGATCGGGTTCCGGGCGATCCAGGGCTTCGGCGCGGCTCTGATGTTCCCGGCGGCGCTCGCCGTGGTCATCGCGGTGTTCCCGGTGGAACGGCGCGGGCGCGCGCTGGCGCTGTTCTTCGGCGTCTCGGGCGGGCTCACGGCCATCGGTCCGCTGCTCGGCGGCTGGCTCACCGAATGGACCTGGCGTGCCATCTTCTGGATCAACGTGCCCGTCGCCGTCGTCGCGATCGTCCTGGCCCTGCTCGCGCACATCCCCGAGAGCTCGAACCGGGAACCGCTGGACGTGCCGGGCACCGTGCTGATGGCGCTCGGCATGGGGCTGACCGTGCTGGGGCTCCAGCAGTCCGTGACCTGGGGCTGGGACGCCTGGCCGACCTGGACCTGCATCGTGGTGGGGCTCGTGGTCCTGGCCTTCTTCTGCCGCTTCGAACTGGGCCGGCGCCACCCGCTCGTGAGACTCCAGGTGTTCCGGGACCGGGCCTTCGCCGTCGACATGCTCGTGCTGTTCTTCGCCATGACGGCCTTCGTGCCGGTGCTGTTCTTCGCCTCGGTGTACGCCCAGGTCTCCCTCAGCGCTTCACCCAACCAGGCGGCGCTCTACCTGCTCTACTTCTTCGTGGGGTTCGCCCTCGCCTCCCAGTGGGGCGGCCGCATCCTGGACAAGCGCGGCGCGCGCCCGGCACTGAGGACCGGTGCCGCGCTCGGCGCGGTCGGCTTCGCGCTGTGGGCCGCCAAGCTGACGACGCTCTCGATGCACGACCAGTGGCCGTACGCGGCACTCGCGGGCGCCGGCATCGGCTTCCTGCTCGCGCCCGCCTCGACCGACGCCGTCAACCGGTCGATCGGCGCCTCCTACGGCGAGGTCACCGGCATCACGCAGACCGTGCGCAACTTCGCCGCCAGCATCGGCCTCGCGGTGTTCGGCACCGTGCTGACGCACGTCACGGTCAACCGGGTCGCCGAGACGCTGCGGGGCGAGGGCGTGCCGTCCGGCCCCGCCCGCACCGCCGCCCGGCACATCGCCGAGGCCGTCACCGGGAACGCGGACGCGCGACAGCCCACGGGAGGCGGCAGGGCCGCCGAACTCACCCGGGAGTCGATGCAGGCCGTCAGGGTGGACTTCGCCGAGGCGAACCAGTGGGTGTTCTACTCCATGGCCGGCGCACTCGTGCTCGCCTTCATCTGCTCGCTGTGGCACCCGGGCACACGCGTGACCGGTGACGCCGCGCCCCCCGGGGAGCCGGCGCCGCATCCGCCGGAGCGCCGGGCGTACTGATCACGAGCGTTGTCGGCGGGGGGACTTGATCCCCCGCGTGGTGCGCGCGTCAGTTCCGGTGCCAGACCAAGGTGTACCGCCAGAAGACTCTGCGGCGCAGCCGCGCACCGGGCAGCACCCGCCCGGCCTCACCGACGATGCAGGCGAAGCTCATCGTCGCGGGGCGGGTCGGCGCGGTCATCGATTCCGGCCGTGCCGCCCTGCGCCCCCGGTTCTTGATCCAGGCCATGACGACGTTCAGCGCGACGGCCGCCACGCCGAGCAGCCGGTCGCCGGTCGACCGCGCCGCGGCGAGCCCCACGACAACCAGCGTCCCGCCCGGTGCCAGATGCCGCCGGAACTCCTCGAGTGCCTCGGTGAACGGCAGATGGTGGATGGCGGCGACGCACGTGATCACGTCGTAGGAACCGGACGGTATGTCAGTGAGCGCGTCTCCGACGGTGAACGCCACGGGCGCGGCGGGCGCGGTGAGTTCACGTGCCCGAGCGACGATCGTGGCGTCAGCGTCCAGACCCCGCACGGATTCGGCGCGCGTTGCCAGCAGCCGGGCCAGGTCCCCGCTGCCCGATCCGATGTCGAGGGCCGCGCCGAAGCGCTTCGGGACCTGCCGCATGATCCACCGGTGGTAGTGGGCGTTGTGGTCCCACGGGCGGGCGGCGTGGAACCGTTCCAGTGCCTTGAGGAGACGGGGCTGCGGTGTCGTCATGCCGACACTCCATCATCAACTCCGTCACCCGAGGCCGGCAGGTGCGCCGGGCGGGTGCCGGGCGGGACCGTCAGCCGTCGGCCGCGGTGAACCCCAGCCAGTACGGATCACCGATCCGCTTGCCGACGCGCAGTGCCGCGTCCCGCACCGCCCGGCCGAAGCGCTCCGGCATGCCCTCGCGCAGCTCCTGGGCGGGGAGCGCGATGCCGATCCCGAAGATCTGGCCCGTGTCACGGTCCAGGACGGCGCCCGAGACGCCGGCCACGCCCGGGACGTACTCGCCCAGTGAGAACTCCCACCCGTCGGCCCGGACCCTGGCCAGCTGCGCGAGCAGCTCCGCCCGGGTCTTCGGCGCCTGCCCCACGCTGTGTTCGAGGCGGTCGTCGACGAGCCGGGTGACCTGGGCGTCCTCCAGGCGGGCCAGCAGGGCCCGGCCCATCGAACTGGCGTACGCGGGCGCCCGGGTGCCCGCCGGGGTGTAGGCGTGGAGGGAGCCGATGGCGCTGACGCGCATGTGCAGTACGAGCGACTCGCTGCCGTCCAGGACGTCCACGTAGCCGGTGTACCCGGTGTCGGCCACCAGCCGGGCGGCCTCCTCCTCCAGCAGCGAGACCGTGCCGCGCGAGGCGCGGAAGTGGTACGACGCCTCCATGATCAGTTCGCCGGGGCGGTAGGCGCGGGTGAGCGGGTCGCGCTCCAGGAAGCCGTACTCGGCCATCATGCTCAGCGTCCGCGACACCGAACTCTTGGGAAGCCCGAGTTCACCGGCCACGTCGGTGACGGTGACATCGCGCCGCAGGCGGGCCATGAGACGCAGGACGTCCCGGGCGTTGGCGAGTGTGCTCACCGTCTTCCTCCCTCTCCGGCCTCCCCGGCCGTGTCGCGTCCGATGGTATGCGGCCCCGGGGCCGGGGCCGGCCCGCCCACATTCTGAGACTTCTTGACGGCGGGGCCCCTTCGATCCGATGATCCATGGGTAGTCCAGATAATAGGACTCGGTTCCATATTTTAGAACTTCAGTGGCCGGAGCCCATCGCCTCCGCACCGGCCCGTCAGGAGCACCCATGAGCCACGACGCCGACAGCGCCGCGTCGCCCGGGACGACGACCCGCGTCGAACGGCTCGCGGCCTCCCCGCGACGCCATCCGCGCGCCCTCGCACCGGGCAATCTGATCCTCACCGTGGTGCTCAGCCTCTTCGGCGCCGTCGTCGGCATGCAGCTGCTCGCCACGCTGGGCATCACGCCCAGCACCTCACTGGTCGGGGCGCTCGCCGCGATGACGCTGGCCCGCGTCCCGTTGGCCGTCTTCCGGGGCTACCGCTCGGTGCACGCCCAGAACCTCGCCCAGACCAGCATCTCCTCGGCGACGTTCGGCGCCGCGAACAGCCTGTTCCTGCCGATCGGCATCCCGTTCCTGTTCGGGCTGCCCGACATGGTGCTGCCCATGCTGATCGGGGTGGCCGCCGCGATGCTGGTGGACGCCTGGCTGCTGTACCGCCTCTTCGACACCCCCGCCTTCCCCGCGGACAACCCGTGGCCGCCCGGCATCGCCGCGGCCGAGGCCATCAAGGCGGGCGACGGGGGCGGCCGCCGTGCCAAGGTGCTCGGGGCCGGTCTGCTGGCCGGGGCGCTCGGATCCGCCCTCTCGCTGCCGATGTCGGCCTTCGGCGTCGCCCTGATCGGCGGACTCGGCGCGATGATCGCGTTCGGCGTGGGCCTGCTGACCAGCTCGTATGCGGACAGCCTGACCGGCGTCGACCTCAACTCGGTCTACCTGCCGCACGGCATGATGATCGGCGCCGGTGTGGTCGCCCTCTTCCAGGTGGGGCGTGTCGTCCTCGACGGCCGTACCGGGAAGGCGGCCACGACGACCGCCACCGGCCCGGACCCCGGCCGCCGCCCCGGCCGTTCACTGGGCATCGGCGGCGGCGCCTACCTCGTCATCGCCCTGCTGCTGACCCTGGGCACCGGCATCGCCACCCACATGAGCCCCGGCATGCTGATCGGGTTCATCGTGTACGCGACCGCGGCCGCCTTCGTCCACGAGCTGCTGGTCGGCATCGCCGCCATGCACGCGGGCTGGTTCCCGGCCTTCGCCGTCGCCCTGATCACCGTCCTGCTCGGCATCCTCATCGGATTCCCGCCGGAGGCTCTCGTGGTCCTGGCCGGCTTCACCGCCGCCACCGGACCGGCCTTCGCCGACATGGGCTACGACCTCAAGACCGGACACCTGCTGCGCGACGGCGACGGTCCCGCCTTCGACCTGGAGGGCCGCCGCCAGCAGCTGATCGCGGCCATGATCGGCTTCGGTGTGGCGGTGGTCGTGGTCCTTGTCTCGTACCGGATGTTCTTCGACAACGGGAAGGTGCCGCCCATCGACGCGGCCTACGTCGCCGCGATCAAGGCCGGCCCCTCCATGGCGACCGCCCGCGATCTCGCCCTGTGGGCGATTCCCGGCGCCCTGGTGCAGTTCCTGGGCGGACCGCGCCGCCAGCTCGGCATCCTGCTGGCCACCGGTCTGCTGATCACCACGCCCATGGCGGGCTGGATGGTCGCGGCCGGCCTGGTCTGCCGGCTGCTGGCGCCGCGGGTGCTCGGCCCGCGCGTGAGAGAAGACCTGGAGGTCTTCGCCGGCGGCGCCATCGCCGGAGACGCCCTCTACTCCTTCGGCCACGGCGCGTTCGACGCCCTGCGCAAGTAGACGCCCCGCACGAGCGGCGGCCGGCCCGCCCGCTCGACCAGCCCCCCCCGCCTCAGAGAACTCGACCAGCCCCCCACTTCAGAGAAGAAGAGAAGAAACGTGAAGCGACAGCTGACCCAGGAAGACATCCGCGCGGCCGTGTACGGCGGCGCCGTGCTCGGCGGGGGCGGCGGCGGATTCGTCGGGCGCGGGCTGCGCACCGCTGAACTCGCCCTCCAGGTGGGTGCGCCGGAGCTGTGGACCGCCGACGAGTTCGCGCCCGAGGACCTCACCGCCACCGTCGCCCTGGTGGGTGCGCCCGCCGCGGCCGACCCGCTGGTGCTGCCCACGCATCTGCTGCGCGCCCTGGAGCTGCTGCGCCGCGACCTGCCGCGCCCGCTCGCCGCGATCCACACGAACGAGAACGGCGCCGAGACCACCATCAACGGCTGGTTCCACTCCGCGATGACCGGCCTGCCCGTCATCGACCTGGCCTGCAACGGGCGCGCCCACCCCTCCAGCGTGATGGGCGCGATGGGACTTCACCAGGAGGACGGATACCGCTCCGTGCAGGGCTACGCGGGCGGCAGGCCGCACACGTACGTCGAGGGCGCCGTCGCCGGCGGCCTGGAGGCCACCTCGTCCGTGGTCCGGCGCGCGTCGGTGGAGGCCGGCGGCTGGGTGGGCGTCGCCCGGAACGCGATCGAGGTCGGTTACGCCACGGCGCACGGCGCGCCAGGCGCGATCGGCTTCGCCATCGGGCTCGGCCACCGCTTCCTGGCCGAGGGCCCGGCCGGCGCGGCGCTCCACCTGGGCGGCGAGCTCGTCGCCACCGGCACGGTCCGCGAGTACCGCTGCGAACAGCGCGAGGGCCTGGACGTCGGCGTCGCCGTGCTGGACGACGCCGAGGGCACCACCCTGCACTTCGTCAACGAGTACATGACGCTGGAACTCGGCGGCGAGCGCAGGGCCGCGTTCCCGGACCTGATCACGACGTTCGACGCCGACGGCGCGCCGCTGGCCTCCGCCGACGTCGCGGTCGGCAGCCGGCTCAGTGTGCTGTACGCGCCGGCCGAGAACCTGCTCCTCTCGTCGACGATGCACATGCCCGAGGTCTACACCCCGGTCGAGGAACTGCTTGGCTTCTCCTTCGCGCCGGGGGCCAGGACCCCGGCCCATGCCTGAGGCCCGAACCCCGAGCCCTGCGCCCCGAGCCCCGGAACCGTTCCTGGCCCGCCGGCCGCGACGTAGCCACGGAGCGGTGGGCGTGGCGTCGCACAGGCTCGCGCCGAAGCTCTCGAGTTTCTGCGGGGCTGGGTGCACTCTCTGTGAGCTGAGTCACGGTCAGTGTTTGCTGGATTCGCGCAAATTCACGCAAAGTGGCGCTCGTGGGGTGTGTGCGCTGGTCGCGGTGGTGCCCCGCGCGTGACGTGGGGCGGCTGGTGACGCCGGATGAGCAAGAGGGAACATCCGTGCGTCACCGGTTCCGCCGATCCGTCACTTTCTCCGAATTGCCCCTGCACACTTGTTCGTTGCCAGGTGTTGTTGAGAGTGAAGGGCGCACGACCCGCGCACTTCCCGGGCTCGATGAAGCGCCCGGCTCTTCGCACGAACAGAGGCTCGCGCCTGTGACGATCCACCTCGTAGGTGACCTGATGATCCTGGCGGTCACGATCCGCGTCTTCGGCAAGGACGCCCGCACCCTGCTGCGCCATCTGGCGGCCGCAGGAGTCCAGGCCGGGGTGAGCGAGTTGAACCGCCGTCCCCGCGACGGGAAGGAAGGCCGGTGACCGAAAACCGAAGCCGCACCCGTCCGGACACCGATCCGATGACGCAGCAGTTCCCCGACCTCTCCTTCACCGCCTTCCACCAGATGAACCGTCCGCGCTACGTTCACTACGCCGAGACCTTCCTGCACAACCGCCACGATGCCGAGGAAGCCATCGACAGCGCCTTCGAGCAGCTTCTGCGCACCTGGGACAAGGTCCTGCTCGTCGAGAACCCGGCCGGTTACGCGTGGACCGTCATGCGCAACAAGGTCAACGACCACAGCCGCGCCCGCAGGCGCCGGCCCCCGCTCCTGGACGAGGAGGCCTTCAACACCGTCGCCCTGCGCGACGCCGTCGACCCGTACGGACAGATCACCGAGTCCCTCGCCCTCATGAGGGCCATGCGGCAGCTCACCGAGCGGCAGCTCGACGTCATGGTGATGACCTGCCTCCACGGGCTGAACGCACCCGAAGTGGCCGACGTACTCGGCATCACCAGCGCCACCGTCCGCTCCACGGTCCGGCACGCCACGCGCCGGCTGCGGGACATCCTGGGACCGGACCGCGCCATGGAAGGGCGACGATGACACGCCACATCACGGAGTTCCTCTCCCGCGCACGCCTCGTCACCACGCCCTACACCCAGGACGACATCAACGCGGCCGAGACCCGCCTGCTCGCCCGCCTCCACACGGCCGGACCGTCCCCCGCCCCGCCGTCACCAGCCGTTCCCGCGCCGGAGGCGCCCGGCGAGCACGAAGCGGCCCAGAACCTGCAGACCCTCTGCGAAACCGTCGTCACCCGCAACACCGCCCTCAGCACCCTGGACGCCTTCCTCACCCCCCAGCTCCCCGAACCCCCGGGCGCACGGGTCCTGGGCTGCATCCTCCAGCTCGCCGAATCCGAGGAGAACGCCCGCTTCTGGTGGCAGTACGCGGCCGGCGCCGGCGACCCCGCCGCCTCCTACTGCCTCTACCTCCACCACCTCGCACTCGGTGAGTACGGCGAAGCCCGCTGGTGGTACGAACAGACCGAGCAGATCCAGAGCGCGCCCCCCTCCACCGACGACTCCACCGACGCCGCGCCGGACGTCACCGCCGACGACGTGCCCGGCGTCGTCACCGACGCGCTCAACGCCGTGACGACCACCGATGCCAGCCTGCTGCCCACGGCGCTGCGCATCCTCGGCGCGCTCAAGACCGAACCGGCCCCGGTGCCCGCCATGGTCGGGGCCGTGCTGGACTACGTACCGGCGGCCGTCGGGCACATAGACGACTTCGAACTGCCCCTGCCCGCACCCGGATTCACCGACCACATCCGAAGCCTCACTGCCAGCAGCGCGCCCGCCCCGGGACGGCCCTCCGTTCGCAACCGGCTCCAGCCCCGCCCCAAGCCCACCCGGCCGCTCATCGCCGCGGCCCGCCGCGAACCCAAGCGGTGCTGGGGGTAGGGGCAGGCAGAGCCTGCGCGGCACCCGCCTCCGGCCCGCGCCGGCCCCCGCGTCAGCGGCCGGTCCCGCCGAGCGCCGAGGCGAGTTCCGCCGCGTCGGGCGGGTTGGCGCCGGCCCTCGCGACGGTCACGGCCGCCGAGGCCGCCGCATGGCGCAGGACGTCGGTGACCGTGGCCCGGTCCACCGAACGGAGCCGCTCCCGCCCGTCCGCACCGAGCAGCCCGTGCGCGTCGAGCGCGTGCAGAGTGCCCGACATGAACGCGTCCCCGGCCCCCACCGTGTCCACGATGTCGACGGGCGGTGCGCCGACCGGCACCCGGCCGTCGGGCAGCACCGCCAGGGCCCCGTCGCCGCCCCGGGTGACCAGCACGAGGGCCGGGCCGGTGGCGAGCCACCGCTCGGCGACCCGCTCCGGGGCCTGGCCCGGGTACAGCCATTCCAGGTCCTCGTCGCTGGCCTTGACCACATCGCTGAGCGCGACACAGCTCTCGACCCTGCGCACGGCGGCCTCGTGGTCCCCCATCAGCTCCGGGCGCACGTTGGGGTCGTAGCTGACGGTCGCCGCGGCGCGCAGCGAGTCGACGGCGGCGACGACACCGGTCGCGCCCGGCTCCATCACGGCCGCGACCGAGCCGGTGTGGACGTGCCGGGGCGGCCGCTCCAGGGCGACCGCGCCGAGCGCCCAGGTGATCTCGAAGGTGTAGGCGGCCCGCCCCGCGCCGTCCAGGCTGACGGCTGCGCACGGGGTCGGTGCCGTGGCCCCGTCCGTGCGGACCTCGACCCCGGCCCCGGCGAGATGGGCGCGGATCTGCCGCCCGTAGGCGTCCGGGCCGAGCTGGGTGAGCAGGGTGACGCCGTGTCCGAGCCTGGCCAGGCCGTAGGCGACGTTGGCCGGGCTGCCTCCCGGGTGCACCTGTTCCGCCGCGCCCGGCAGTCGGACGATGTCGGCGACGCATTCGCCGATGACCAGCAGGTCGTTGCTGTCGGGCATGGGGGTGGGCTCTCCTGGGGTGCGGTGACGTGGCCGGCCGGCTCACGGTGTCGGGATTCCCGCCGGCCGGGCAGGGCGGCCGAGGCGGACCGGCACGCCGGGGGAGTACAGGACGCTGACCGGGGCGTCGCGCGGCGCGGGCAGACCGGCCGCTTCGATGAGGTTCTCCTGGCAGACGGTCAGCTCGGCGCGGTGCAGCGGCCACCGGGGGTGATGGTTGGGCAGGTGGGCCACGCCGCCGAAGAAGGCGTTGTGCATGCCCCAGCGTGCCGTGAGGAAGTGCTCCAGCTCCGTGGGCTCCGCGATGCGCTCCCCGACCCGCACCGTGAGCCGGCTGTACGCCCCGCGAGGGCCGGGCAGCCGGCGCGAGCTGGTGTAGGTGACGGTGTCGCCGGCGACGCGCAGGCCCATGCGGGACCACCGGTACGGCAGCCGGAAGCCGATCCGCCCCATGACCGCCGGGATCAGCCGGGCGGCGTCCATCGACAGGAAGACGACTCCGCGCCGCCCGTCCGCGTCGACCGAGTACAGCCGCACGTTGGTCTCGGGGAACGAACCGAGATACGGCACGCCGGGCAGCACGAGCCACCCGACCCGATGCATCCGGAACGCGACGAGGCCGACGTAGGTGACTCCCCGGTACGTGTCGGGCACGGTCCCGGCCGGAAGCAGCCCCGCCACCGCTTCCGGCTCGACGGCCCAGTGGACGAAGCAGAGGTCGAGCCACTGCTGCGTCAACAGCGGGACGCGAATGCGGGCAGGCGCGTCCGGAGTGATGGGGGAGAGCTTCTTCACCGGGCCAGCGTGCCACGGGGCGCCGGGTGCTGTGCCACGGCCGGACCGGTGAATCCCCCCTGCGTCAGTTGATGCGCTCTCGCCGCACGACACATGGCCCGCGCACACCGCCGCTCGTGACGCCCGCTACCGCGGCCCGGACGGGCCGGGGGGCCTCAGCCGCCGGTGAGGGCTTCGCTGAGCAGGGGCAGCAGACGGTCCCAGTGGCGGCGCAGCCCGGAGGCGCTGAAGGCGTCGGTGTCGGACATGGTGAAGCCGTGAGTGGTGCCGGGGTAGATCTCGCTGGTGTGGCTGACACCTGCGGCGTCCAGCGCCTGCTTGAGCTCGCTGAAGGTCTCGGGCGTCATGTCGCCTTCGGCGAGGCCGAGGTGGACCTGGGCGGTTACTTCGGCGAAGCGGTGGTGCGGGCTGTCGGGCGCGCCCGTGACCAGGGCGCCGGGGTGGAATCCGGCGACCGCGGCCACCCGGTCGGGGTGGGCGGCCGCCGTGCGCATCGCGAGCGTACCGCCCATGCAGTAGCCGACCGCGGCCACCGGTCCGGCGCTGACCTCGGGCCGGCCGGTGAGGAACTCCAGGTAGGCGTCGGCGTCGCGCAGGGCGCGCTCGCTCGTGTGCGCCTCGATCAGGGGCATCACCTGGGCGAAGATCGCGGGCCGGGCCTCGGCACCGATGTGCTCGGGCAGTTCGATCACCGGCGCCGGGCCGTGCCGGTAGAAGATGTTGGGCACGAGCACGTAGTACCCGTGCCCGGCCAGTTCGAGGGCCATCTCCTCCAGTACCGGCCGCACGCCGAAGGCGTCCGGGTAGAGCAGCACACCCGGGTGCCGCTCGTCGCTGTCGGGAAAGGCGGCGAGGGCGTCGGCCCGGCCGTCGGCGGTCGGGATCAACAGCGTCTTGGTAGGCAAGTTCTTCCTTCCTCGGACCGGCGCACGCGCGCAGTCGGAGGGTGACGGGGTGGTCCATCCGGATCGGTACCCCTCCTCGCACCGGCCGCAGCCGTAGCCGATCCGCGGGGCGAGGACCTGAACCCGATGGTTCGGGCAGCTGGTTCACTATCGCCAGCAAAGTACAACCGGTACGCCAGCATATGCAATGACCGCTCCGGGGCGGGGCGGCCCGGCATTTGCTGCCGCGCACTGATGCGAGCGACGTGAACGACCTTCACTGGCCAGGAGGCTCCGGCCGCTTCCGGGCCGGGAAGCGGCCGAGGGCGGCAGCCGAGGGTCGCCCCGGCTCTTCCGGCGCTGCCGTAACCGGCCAGGAGTGCCCGCAGGTCCGATCGTTAGGGTCAGCGGCATGACGACATCCCCTGCCGATAGCGCCTTCGACTCGCTCCGTCTCGACGCGGTGCAGGACCGGGACGCGCTGCGCCGGGCGTACGCACTCCCCAGCGAGGCGGCCGTACGCAAGCAGATGAGCGAACTCACCGACAAAGCGCGTCAGTTGATCGGATGCGCGTCGCTGGTCCTCATCGCCAGCGCGGACGCCGACGGCAACTGCGATGTTTCGCCGCGCGGCGGACCCGCCGGATTCGTCACCGTCCTGGACCAGCGGACGGTGGCCATCCCGGACGCGACCGGAAACAAGCGGCTGGACACCCTGCAGAACGTCATCGCCACCGGGCGGGCCGGCCTGCTGTTCGTCATCCCCGGGCGGACGACCACCCTGCGGGTGAACGGCCGGGCCGTCGTCTCCACCCGCCCGGAACTGCTGTCACGGCTGACCGCCGTGGGAAAGCCGCCGGCCAGCGCGCTGGTGCTGGGGATCGACGAGGTCTACCCGCACTGCCCCAAATCGCTTCTGCGCAGCGCGGCGTGGAAGCCGGAGCAGTGGCTGCCGGCGGACGCTCAGCCGGACTCGGCAGAGGTGACGCTGGCCCAACTGCGGATGCCGGAGCTCACGATCGCCGACATCGAGCAGGCGGAGGCGGACTCGCTGAAGTACCGGTACGAGTGACGGACCGGCCCCGTAGTGGATCACCGGCCTGCCGAACTCCCGGTCCGGCGCGGGCCGGCACCGACCGGATCCAAGTCGCACGGGCTGCCGGTAACCAGCGGTGGATCACGGAGGTACGGTGTCCCGTACTTGAGTTCGAGCTGGCTGTGGCGGCCGCACGAGGAGACGACACGATGAACGAGAACACGCTTTCCGCACCGCATCCCACGAGCGCGCATCCCGCCCGCGTGTACAACGTCTGGCTGGGTGGCAAGGACCATTACCTGGTGGACCAGGAGGCCGCGGAGCTCGCCGCCGAGGCCAACCCGACGATCGTGCCGTCGGTCCGGGCCAACCGTGCCTTCCTCGGCCGCGCCGTACGTCACCTCACGAGTGCCGGGGTCCGGCAGTTCCTCGACATCGGCACGGGGATTCCCGCCGCCGCCAACACTCATGAGGTCGCGCAGCAGGCCGCTCCCGAATCGCGTGTCGTCTACGTCGACAACGACCCGATCGTGCTCACCCACGCGCGGGCACTCCTGGTCAGCGGCCCCGAGGGGCAGACCGACTACGTACAGGCCGATGTGCGCGACGTGGACACGATCCTCGAAGCGGCGGCCCGGAACCTGGACCTCGACCAGCCGGTCGGCCTCATGCTCGTGGCGATCCTTCAGTACCTCAAGGACACCGAGGACCCCTGGGACATCACCCGTCGGCTGCTGGACCGCCTTGCCCCGGGCAGCCACCTCGTCCTGTCGCACCCGGCCGCCGACGTCACAGCGCCCGAGGTCGCCGAGTCCATGCGGATCTACAACGAGCGCGCCGCCAGCCACGCATCGGCCACCCCGCGCACGCACGCGGAGGTGCGGCGCTTCTGCGAGGGCCTGGAGATCCTGGAACCGGGGCTCGTCACTCTGACCCGTTGGCGTCCGGGTCCGGCCGACACCCCGGACGACACCCTGCCCATGTGGTGCGCCGTGGCCCGCAAGGCGTA
This window of the Streptomyces sp. 840.1 genome carries:
- a CDS encoding dienelactone hydrolase family protein, with product MPTKTLLIPTADGRADALAAFPDSDERHPGVLLYPDAFGVRPVLEEMALELAGHGYYVLVPNIFYRHGPAPVIELPEHIGAEARPAIFAQVMPLIEAHTSERALRDADAYLEFLTGRPEVSAGPVAAVGYCMGGTLAMRTAAAHPDRVAAVAGFHPGALVTGAPDSPHHRFAEVTAQVHLGLAEGDMTPETFSELKQALDAAGVSHTSEIYPGTTHGFTMSDTDAFSASGLRRHWDRLLPLLSEALTGG
- a CDS encoding MSMEG_1061 family FMN-dependent PPOX-type flavoprotein, producing the protein MTTSPADSAFDSLRLDAVQDRDALRRAYALPSEAAVRKQMSELTDKARQLIGCASLVLIASADADGNCDVSPRGGPAGFVTVLDQRTVAIPDATGNKRLDTLQNVIATGRAGLLFVIPGRTTTLRVNGRAVVSTRPELLSRLTAVGKPPASALVLGIDEVYPHCPKSLLRSAAWKPEQWLPADAQPDSAEVTLAQLRMPELTIADIEQAEADSLKYRYE
- a CDS encoding SAM-dependent methyltransferase yields the protein MNENTLSAPHPTSAHPARVYNVWLGGKDHYLVDQEAAELAAEANPTIVPSVRANRAFLGRAVRHLTSAGVRQFLDIGTGIPAAANTHEVAQQAAPESRVVYVDNDPIVLTHARALLVSGPEGQTDYVQADVRDVDTILEAAARNLDLDQPVGLMLVAILQYLKDTEDPWDITRRLLDRLAPGSHLVLSHPAADVTAPEVAESMRIYNERAASHASATPRTHAEVRRFCEGLEILEPGLVTLTRWRPGPADTPDDTLPMWCAVARKA